In the genome of Pelagibacterium nitratireducens, one region contains:
- a CDS encoding esterase-like activity of phytase family protein has product MVAITLVLAVEPASAQSPSAEAIAVSARPITSFRNAAIGEQVGSLIFAGGLELTGAHPDFGGISGLAFRDAARFVMVTDQGRFLSGSLDLADGAPAGLSGVEIDVVRNSSGNPLPNKFSSDSEAIEVVVRNGGPDAVRVGFENLARIAEFDLLDGRPFGAAREIAIPQWLTDLRTNESIESVCIAPPASPIARSTLIIAEAHARTAGQWAATLLGNRDRGDLGLAMAPGLNPTDCAFLPNGDLLVLERGLAFLAFSMQIRRIPANEVRPDATLDGEIILSGSGSAVDNFEALGVRSLPDGQTRVTIVSDDNFNSFQRTLLLEFSFPD; this is encoded by the coding sequence GTGGTTGCCATAACGCTCGTTCTGGCGGTAGAACCGGCCTCCGCACAGTCCCCGAGCGCCGAGGCGATCGCGGTTTCCGCCCGGCCGATCACAAGCTTCCGCAACGCCGCGATCGGTGAGCAGGTCGGTAGCCTGATTTTTGCGGGCGGGCTGGAATTGACCGGCGCCCACCCCGATTTCGGCGGCATTTCCGGTCTCGCCTTCCGCGATGCGGCCCGCTTCGTCATGGTCACCGATCAGGGCCGTTTCCTCTCCGGGTCCCTCGATCTTGCCGATGGCGCTCCCGCCGGCCTCTCCGGGGTCGAGATCGATGTCGTGCGCAATTCATCGGGCAATCCGCTCCCCAACAAGTTTTCCTCCGATTCCGAAGCCATCGAAGTGGTCGTCCGCAACGGCGGGCCCGACGCCGTGCGGGTGGGGTTTGAAAACCTGGCCCGCATCGCCGAATTCGACCTCCTCGATGGTCGCCCCTTTGGTGCAGCGCGCGAAATCGCCATCCCCCAATGGCTGACCGATCTGCGCACCAATGAATCGATTGAATCGGTGTGCATCGCCCCGCCCGCTTCCCCGATTGCCAGATCGACCCTGATCATCGCCGAGGCCCACGCCCGGACCGCTGGCCAATGGGCTGCAACCCTTCTGGGCAATCGCGACCGCGGCGATCTCGGCCTTGCCATGGCGCCCGGCCTCAATCCCACCGATTGCGCCTTCCTGCCCAATGGCGACCTGCTGGTTCTCGAACGCGGGCTGGCGTTCCTCGCCTTTTCCATGCAGATCCGGCGGATCCCCGCTAACGAAGTCCGCCCGGACGCCACACTGGATGGCGAAATCATCCTCTCAGGCTCGGGCAGCGCCGTCGACAATTTCGAGGCCCTGGGCGTGCGCAGCTTGCCCGACGGTCAAACCCGCGTCACCATCGTCTCCGACGACAATTTCAATTCCTTCCAGCGCACCCTGCTGCTTGAATTTTCCTTTCCCGACTAG
- a CDS encoding MFS transporter → MSGRRDFFALVVAQTFSISGTRLSVIAIPWLVLTVTGDPLLTGLVVFAEMAPYVLAKALGGPLIDRVGPRRVSVLGDFFGLFAVGAIPLLAALELLSVPLLFPLVALVGLLQGPADAAKHALVPLVARRGKLPLERVTGVVGTIERLASTVGAGAAGALVALVGPAMALSFNAVTLGFAAAILLAGVRPGTREKAEADAPEAKTSYGSELREGFAFLRGDAVLVGIAVMVAVTNLLDQAYAAVLVPVWAQEGGRGAETLGLIFAVMSGFSVLGAMVATALGEKMPRLPVYVGAFMIISLPRFAVFAFDAPLAGILATLAVGGFASGFLNPILSAVILERIPEKLVGRVSSLVTASAWALMPFGGIFGGALIAGLGLSAAFFVAGVFYLAMTLMPLVFKRFRGFSKRPLEAGRARAA, encoded by the coding sequence ATGAGCGGGCGTCGCGATTTTTTTGCGCTTGTGGTGGCGCAGACCTTTTCGATTTCGGGCACACGGCTGTCGGTGATCGCCATTCCCTGGCTGGTGCTGACGGTAACGGGCGATCCTTTGCTGACCGGGCTCGTGGTGTTTGCCGAAATGGCGCCCTATGTGCTGGCCAAGGCTCTGGGCGGGCCATTGATCGACAGGGTCGGACCGCGGCGGGTTTCGGTTCTTGGGGATTTTTTCGGGCTGTTTGCCGTCGGCGCGATCCCGCTTCTGGCGGCGCTCGAGCTGCTCAGCGTGCCCTTGCTGTTTCCGCTCGTAGCGCTGGTGGGGCTGTTGCAGGGCCCGGCCGATGCGGCAAAGCATGCGCTGGTGCCGCTCGTGGCACGCCGGGGCAAGTTGCCGCTGGAGCGAGTGACGGGCGTTGTGGGCACCATCGAGCGGCTGGCGTCGACGGTGGGGGCCGGTGCGGCCGGGGCGCTGGTAGCCCTGGTGGGGCCGGCCATGGCGCTCAGTTTCAATGCCGTGACCCTGGGTTTTGCGGCGGCGATCCTGCTGGCCGGGGTGCGGCCGGGGACGCGGGAAAAAGCCGAGGCGGATGCGCCAGAGGCAAAGACCAGCTATGGCAGCGAGCTTAGGGAAGGTTTCGCCTTCTTGCGCGGCGATGCCGTTCTGGTGGGGATCGCTGTGATGGTGGCGGTGACCAATCTGCTCGATCAGGCTTATGCTGCGGTTCTGGTGCCGGTGTGGGCTCAGGAGGGCGGGCGCGGCGCCGAAACGCTGGGGCTGATCTTTGCGGTGATGTCGGGATTTTCGGTGCTGGGGGCCATGGTGGCCACCGCGTTGGGCGAGAAGATGCCGAGGCTGCCGGTTTATGTCGGCGCTTTCATGATCATTTCGCTGCCGCGTTTTGCGGTGTTTGCGTTCGATGCGCCGCTGGCCGGCATTCTTGCAACGCTGGCTGTGGGCGGGTTCGCGTCGGGCTTCTTGAATCCCATCCTTTCGGCGGTGATCCTGGAGCGGATACCGGAAAAGCTGGTGGGGCGTGTCTCATCGCTGGTCACGGCCTCGGCCTGGGCGCTCATGCCGTTCGGGGGGATTTTCGGTGGCGCGCTGATCGCCGGGCTGGGGCTTTCGGCGGCGTTCTTTGTCGCGGGGGTCTTTTATCTGGCAATGACGTTGATGCCGCTGGTGTTCAAGCGGTTTCGGGGGTTTTCCAAGCGGCCGCTGGAGGCGGGCCGAGCGCGCGCAGCTTAG
- the rpmB gene encoding 50S ribosomal protein L28: MARRCELTGKGVLTGNNVSHALNRTRRRFLPNLCDVTLISESLERSVKLRISASALRTVEHRGGLDAFLMKAKDEDLSVRALGIKKEVRAAIAS; encoded by the coding sequence ATGGCACGGCGCTGTGAACTCACCGGCAAGGGCGTGTTGACCGGCAACAATGTGAGCCATGCGCTCAACCGGACCCGCCGCCGCTTTCTGCCCAATCTTTGCGATGTGACGCTGATTTCGGAATCGCTTGAGCGTTCGGTCAAGCTGCGCATTTCCGCTTCTGCGCTGCGCACTGTCGAGCACCGCGGCGGTCTCGATGCGTTCCTTATGAAGGCCAAGGACGAAGACCTTTCGGTTCGCGCCTTGGGTATCAAGAAGGAAGTTCGCGCCGCCATCGCCAGCTAA
- a CDS encoding helix-turn-helix domain-containing protein, whose translation MREISRIVPDSRALKALTHPERLKMLGILRMEGPQTATTLAERLGLNSGATSYHLRQLAEHGFIEADEARGNRRDRWWKARHEATMIEPSEAEPGEALDASMAMMQSVVSHHAAAMQRAHEGFTDLPHDWKKAQTFSDYTIAMSPEAARALMDEIHALLARHKAEAPAPGEDLPEGWRAFTVHLHGFPYRPFGKGEDK comes from the coding sequence ATGCGCGAAATTTCCAGAATCGTACCCGATTCCAGAGCGCTCAAGGCGCTGACCCATCCTGAGCGGCTGAAAATGCTGGGCATATTGCGCATGGAGGGGCCGCAGACGGCCACCACGCTGGCCGAGCGGCTTGGGCTCAATTCGGGGGCAACCAGCTACCACTTGCGCCAATTGGCCGAGCACGGGTTCATCGAGGCCGATGAGGCACGCGGCAACAGGCGCGACCGCTGGTGGAAGGCGCGGCACGAAGCGACCATGATCGAGCCTTCCGAGGCCGAGCCGGGCGAAGCGCTCGATGCCAGCATGGCGATGATGCAATCGGTGGTCAGCCACCATGCAGCGGCAATGCAGCGGGCCCATGAGGGGTTTACCGATCTGCCCCACGACTGGAAGAAGGCACAGACCTTTTCCGATTACACAATTGCCATGTCGCCCGAGGCGGCCAGGGCGCTGATGGATGAGATCCACGCGCTGTTGGCGCGGCACAAGGCCGAGGCACCGGCGCCGGGCGAAGACTTGCCCGAGGGCTGGCGAGCGTTCACCGTGCATCTGCACGGCTTTCCCTATCGCCCTTTCGGCAAGGGAGAGGACAAATGA
- a CDS encoding helicase-related protein: MTTTPSQAVKAVLGPTNTGKTHYAIERMLAYRSGVIGLPLRLLAREVYNRVVERVGESAVALVTGEERIVPKAARYWVATVEAMPTDMMADFLAIDEIQTAIDFDRGHVFTDRLLHARGRAETLLLGAQTMEPVIRRLLPHADITFRPRFSQLSWAGSRKISRLPRRSAIVAFSASEVYAIAELLRRERGGAAVVMGSLSPRTRNAQVDLFQNGDVEFLVATDAIGMGLNLDVTHVAFASDSKYDGRQFRPLTPAEIGQIAGRAGRHMRDGTFGVTGGTDPFDEETIAALEAHDFAPVKQLQWRNRDLDFSSLTALHASLEVTPEHPALTRVPVATDQRALEFLLRREEGQLANSRERTELAWACCQIPDFRDISPAAHGEIVTRIFSGLALAGRIDADWIAEQVRFCDNTVGDIDTLSNRIRQIRTWTFISNRRNWLEDPTHWQKTTRAIEDALSDALHERLIQRFVDRRTSVLMRHLRDKQMVSPEITENGELAIEGHIIGTIEGFRFTLSRIDGEADSKNLRSAATSVVAPEIAKRADRLAGAPNEEFVLATDGVIRWRGEVVAELAEGATLFAPRIIILADESLSGPDLEKVDDRLSLWLRHHINTQLEQVIALLEPAELEGAARGIAFRLAENLGIIARPEIAEEVKALDQDTRAKLRKLGVKFGAHHIYLPLTLKPAPRELALILWGLKHGGVRQPGISELPHIILSGRTSFPIDPTFDRRLYEVAGFKVAGERIVRVDILERLADIIRPLVAYDANRPVDTPPPEGAAEANGFRVTVEMTSLLGCAGEDFASILKSLGYRLRRTPKVPAETTSAEPMPAADPATAETPAADTAQAESAPAEPIAQTAVAEAALEGAPVEAVAEGVADEPVPAPEATADSEPVPAAAEADAAVPAEPEFDEVWFPAGRRPERTRPERNKREGNRPPRPEGQQRFKGKGGKPGQPGKGGHQDNRANERPRPERREKPIDPDSPFAALAALKTRK; this comes from the coding sequence ATGACCACAACACCATCCCAGGCCGTAAAGGCCGTGCTCGGCCCCACCAATACGGGCAAAACCCACTATGCCATCGAGCGCATGCTGGCCTATCGCTCGGGCGTTATCGGCCTGCCGCTGCGCCTTCTGGCCCGCGAGGTCTATAACCGGGTCGTCGAACGGGTCGGCGAATCGGCGGTGGCCCTGGTCACCGGCGAAGAACGCATCGTGCCAAAGGCCGCCCGCTACTGGGTGGCCACTGTCGAGGCCATGCCCACCGACATGATGGCCGATTTCCTCGCCATCGACGAAATACAGACCGCAATCGATTTCGATCGCGGCCACGTCTTTACCGACCGCCTGCTGCACGCCCGCGGCCGCGCCGAAACCCTGCTGTTGGGCGCCCAGACCATGGAGCCGGTCATCCGGCGCCTTTTGCCCCATGCCGACATCACCTTCCGCCCCCGCTTTTCCCAGCTGAGCTGGGCCGGGTCGCGCAAGATTTCGCGCCTGCCGCGCCGCTCAGCCATCGTCGCCTTTTCCGCTTCGGAAGTTTACGCCATTGCCGAATTGCTGCGCCGCGAACGGGGCGGGGCTGCCGTCGTCATGGGCTCGCTCTCCCCGCGCACCCGCAACGCCCAGGTCGATTTGTTCCAGAACGGCGATGTGGAATTTCTCGTGGCCACCGACGCCATCGGCATGGGGCTCAATCTCGACGTCACCCACGTCGCCTTTGCCTCCGATTCCAAATATGACGGTCGCCAGTTCCGCCCTTTGACGCCCGCCGAAATCGGCCAGATCGCCGGCCGCGCCGGACGCCATATGCGCGACGGCACCTTTGGCGTCACCGGCGGCACCGACCCCTTTGACGAGGAAACCATTGCCGCCCTCGAAGCCCATGACTTCGCGCCCGTCAAACAACTCCAGTGGCGCAACCGCGACCTTGATTTTTCCTCGCTGACCGCCCTGCACGCCAGCCTCGAGGTCACGCCCGAACACCCGGCTCTCACCCGCGTGCCCGTCGCCACCGACCAGCGGGCCCTCGAATTTCTCCTGCGCCGCGAGGAAGGCCAACTAGCCAATTCCCGCGAACGCACCGAATTGGCCTGGGCCTGTTGCCAGATCCCCGATTTCCGCGACATTTCCCCCGCCGCCCATGGCGAAATCGTCACCCGAATCTTTTCCGGCCTTGCATTAGCAGGAAGGATAGACGCTGACTGGATTGCCGAGCAGGTCCGGTTCTGCGACAATACGGTTGGCGACATCGATACGCTGTCCAACCGGATCCGCCAGATTCGGACCTGGACTTTCATTTCTAACCGCAGGAACTGGCTGGAAGACCCCACGCACTGGCAGAAAACGACCCGAGCGATCGAGGACGCTTTGTCCGACGCCCTGCACGAAAGGCTGATCCAGCGTTTCGTCGACCGGCGGACCAGTGTGCTGATGCGTCATCTTAGAGACAAGCAGATGGTATCACCAGAAATCACCGAAAACGGCGAACTCGCGATCGAAGGCCACATCATCGGCACGATCGAAGGGTTCCGATTCACGCTCTCGCGCATCGACGGCGAGGCCGATTCGAAAAACCTGCGCTCCGCGGCCACCTCGGTTGTCGCGCCCGAAATCGCCAAACGCGCGGACCGTCTGGCCGGCGCGCCCAATGAGGAATTCGTCCTCGCCACCGACGGCGTGATCCGCTGGCGTGGTGAAGTGGTGGCTGAACTGGCCGAAGGCGCCACCCTTTTTGCCCCCCGCATCATCATTTTGGCCGACGAGAGCCTTTCAGGCCCCGATCTCGAAAAGGTCGATGATCGCCTTTCGCTCTGGCTGCGCCATCATATCAACACCCAGCTCGAACAGGTCATCGCCCTGCTCGAGCCGGCCGAACTCGAAGGCGCCGCCCGCGGCATCGCTTTCCGGCTGGCCGAAAACCTGGGCATCATCGCCCGGCCCGAAATCGCCGAAGAGGTCAAGGCGCTCGATCAGGACACCCGCGCCAAGCTGCGCAAGCTCGGCGTGAAATTCGGTGCCCACCACATCTACCTGCCGTTGACCCTCAAGCCCGCGCCGCGCGAACTGGCGCTGATCCTGTGGGGTCTCAAGCATGGCGGCGTGCGTCAGCCGGGCATTTCCGAATTGCCCCATATCATTTTGTCTGGCCGCACCTCCTTTCCCATCGATCCCACTTTCGACCGCCGCCTTTACGAGGTTGCCGGCTTTAAGGTCGCCGGTGAACGCATCGTGCGCGTCGATATCCTCGAGCGCCTGGCCGACATCATCCGCCCGCTCGTCGCCTATGACGCCAACCGCCCCGTCGACACCCCGCCGCCCGAAGGGGCAGCCGAGGCCAATGGTTTCCGCGTTACCGTCGAGATGACCTCGCTCTTGGGCTGCGCCGGCGAAGACTTCGCCTCGATTCTGAAATCTTTGGGCTATCGCCTGCGCCGCACGCCCAAGGTGCCGGCCGAAACGACGTCGGCTGAACCAATGCCCGCTGCCGACCCGGCTACCGCTGAGACGCCCGCCGCTGATACCGCTCAAGCCGAATCGGCGCCCGCCGAACCGATTGCCCAAACCGCTGTCGCCGAAGCAGCGCTTGAAGGCGCTCCGGTCGAGGCCGTCGCAGAAGGTGTCGCTGACGAGCCCGTACCTGCCCCCGAGGCGACCGCCGATTCCGAGCCGGTCCCTGCGGCAGCCGAAGCCGATGCTGCTGTACCCGCCGAGCCCGAGTTCGACGAAGTGTGGTTCCCGGCCGGTCGCCGTCCCGAGCGCACCCGCCCCGAACGCAACAAACGCGAAGGCAATCGCCCCCCGCGCCCCGAGGGCCAGCAGCGCTTCAAGGGCAAGGGCGGAAAACCGGGCCAGCCCGGCAAGGGCGGACATCAGGACAATCGCGCCAACGAGCGCCCCCGTCCCGAACGGCGTGAAAAGCCCATCGACCCCGATTCGCCCTTTGCAGCGCTCGCCGCGCTCAAGACCCGCAAATAA
- a CDS encoding DUF3108 domain-containing protein, protein MKRLSLSSLALGTLLAFGLAAPATAQQQGSIASYVVSIGGINVSNIDIRLGLEGSDYQLDVVADVAGLAQVVAQGSGAVNSGGAITATGLQSNRFFLETRTANERFALQTAYSGGNASVGDVTPPLSDNPDRVPVDASHRSGVNDPLAAFILRGEALDGTLCNRTLRIYTGIERFDMPLNFVETTTATSTRTAYQGPVVLCAMRYVPISGHFETSEITAYLRDSKRMLVWYMPLRDSGFFIPYRVLMGSSFGDISMVLVGLN, encoded by the coding sequence GTGAAACGCCTTTCCCTTTCTTCTCTCGCCCTCGGCACCCTCCTTGCTTTCGGCCTTGCAGCGCCTGCCACCGCGCAGCAGCAGGGCTCCATCGCCTCCTACGTGGTGTCCATCGGCGGCATCAACGTCTCCAATATCGACATCAGGCTCGGGCTTGAAGGCTCGGACTACCAGCTCGATGTCGTGGCCGACGTCGCCGGGCTTGCCCAGGTCGTCGCGCAAGGCTCGGGCGCCGTCAATTCGGGCGGCGCAATCACCGCCACCGGCCTGCAGTCGAACCGCTTTTTCCTCGAAACCCGCACCGCCAACGAACGCTTCGCGCTCCAGACGGCCTATTCTGGCGGCAATGCCTCGGTCGGCGACGTCACCCCGCCCCTCAGCGACAATCCCGACCGCGTGCCGGTCGACGCCTCTCACCGTTCCGGGGTCAACGACCCGCTTGCCGCTTTCATCCTGCGCGGCGAAGCCCTCGACGGGACGCTGTGCAACCGCACCCTGCGCATCTATACCGGCATCGAGCGCTTCGACATGCCCTTAAACTTTGTCGAAACCACCACCGCCACCTCGACCCGCACCGCCTACCAGGGACCTGTGGTCCTGTGCGCCATGCGCTACGTGCCCATCTCGGGCCATTTCGAAACGTCCGAAATCACCGCCTATCTCCGCGATTCCAAACGCATGCTGGTCTGGTACATGCCCCTGCGTGATTCGGGCTTTTTCATCCCCTACCGTGTCCTGATGGGCTCGAGCTTTGGCGACATTTCAATGGTTCTGGTCGGGCTCAACTAA
- a CDS encoding VUT family protein: MGVRFFWAVLAMAVVVTASNYLVQFPVEASLGAINLADILTWGAFTYPVAFMVNDLTNRHFGPAAARVVVLVGFAIAVVWSIFLASPRIAIASGSAFLIAQFLDVSIFDRLRAGKWWHAPLISSVLGAVIDTVLFFGIAFAAAFAFLDTGLGLDDGSLPFATPFLSVGPDVPLWVSLAVGDFLVKIAVTLVLLVPYKALRRAIPDRVVSVA, from the coding sequence ATGGGCGTGCGTTTTTTCTGGGCCGTTCTGGCCATGGCGGTGGTGGTTACCGCATCGAACTATCTCGTTCAGTTTCCCGTTGAAGCCTCGCTCGGCGCGATCAATCTCGCCGATATTTTGACCTGGGGCGCGTTCACCTATCCGGTGGCCTTTATGGTCAACGATCTGACCAACCGCCATTTCGGCCCTGCGGCGGCGCGGGTGGTGGTGCTTGTGGGCTTCGCCATTGCGGTCGTCTGGAGCATCTTTCTGGCCTCGCCACGCATTGCGATCGCTTCGGGCTCGGCCTTTCTTATCGCCCAGTTTCTCGACGTTTCGATTTTCGACCGGCTGCGGGCGGGCAAATGGTGGCACGCGCCGCTGATCTCGTCGGTCTTGGGTGCGGTGATCGATACGGTGCTGTTTTTCGGCATCGCCTTTGCGGCGGCGTTTGCGTTTCTCGATACCGGGCTGGGGTTGGACGACGGCTCGCTCCCCTTCGCGACCCCTTTCCTTTCGGTGGGGCCGGACGTGCCGCTCTGGGTGTCGCTGGCGGTGGGCGACTTCCTCGTCAAGATCGCCGTCACGCTGGTGCTGCTGGTGCCTTATAAGGCGCTGCGGCGGGCGATACCCGACCGGGTCGTGTCGGTGGCATAA
- a CDS encoding AAA family ATPase: protein MSEKFVVISGCSGGGKSTLLAELDARGFATVEEPGRRIVAQEMAGPGLALPWIDMAAFAQRAMALALEDRVRAGDLQGWVFFDRGLVDAAVALESVDGGELDRSVLEAQRYNRTVFLTPPWREIYVTDPERQHGFEEAVAEYDRLERAYPALGYEVIVLPRIGVSERVNFVLARLENLPGA from the coding sequence ATGAGCGAGAAATTTGTGGTGATTTCGGGCTGTTCGGGCGGAGGCAAGTCCACGCTGCTGGCCGAACTGGACGCGCGGGGCTTTGCGACCGTCGAGGAACCCGGCCGCCGGATCGTGGCGCAGGAGATGGCCGGGCCGGGGCTGGCGCTGCCGTGGATCGACATGGCGGCGTTTGCGCAGCGGGCCATGGCGCTGGCGCTGGAGGACCGGGTGCGGGCCGGGGATCTTCAGGGCTGGGTGTTTTTCGACAGAGGACTGGTCGATGCGGCCGTGGCGCTCGAATCGGTGGATGGGGGTGAACTGGACCGGAGCGTATTGGAGGCGCAACGCTACAATCGAACGGTGTTTCTGACGCCGCCCTGGCGCGAGATCTATGTGACCGATCCCGAACGGCAGCATGGTTTTGAGGAAGCGGTTGCCGAGTATGACCGGCTGGAGCGGGCGTATCCGGCGCTGGGCTATGAGGTTATCGTACTTCCCAGGATCGGCGTTTCCGAGCGTGTGAACTTTGTGCTGGCGCGGTTGGAAAACCTACCGGGCGCATGA
- a CDS encoding M42 family metallopeptidase, with protein MNIDLLRALCETPGVPGREHRVRKLIETEIDGLFDEVRTDSMGSLIAMRRSRTKVKNPLKIMLLCHMDEIGFLVTHVSEKGWIHIDNVGGFDPRTLFARRVKVVTPDGDYPGVMNAGGRPLHISSPEDRKKIPAIKEFFVDIGFGAETREKVQVGDFIVMDEPLVEMGAKIVSKALDNRVACWLGIEAIRALAESGVAHDCEIHVAFTTQEEVGLRGARTAAFAVLPDIGLGIDTTLACDTPGVPENEMVTAQGKGVGLTIKDGSFIADFDLVEEIEALAKKQDIPVQRSILASGGQDAAAAQQAAAGARAIGIVVGTRYIHTVAEMIEKSDLQAALDILVAYLKSK; from the coding sequence ATGAACATCGACCTCCTCCGCGCGCTTTGCGAAACCCCCGGCGTTCCCGGCCGCGAACACCGCGTGCGAAAGCTGATCGAGACCGAAATCGATGGTCTGTTCGATGAAGTCCGGACCGATTCCATGGGTTCGCTGATCGCCATGCGCCGCTCGCGGACCAAGGTGAAAAATCCCCTCAAGATCATGCTGCTCTGCCACATGGACGAGATCGGGTTTCTGGTCACCCATGTGTCTGAAAAAGGCTGGATCCACATCGACAATGTCGGCGGCTTCGATCCGCGCACCCTCTTCGCACGCCGCGTCAAAGTCGTTACCCCCGATGGCGATTACCCAGGCGTCATGAACGCCGGCGGGCGTCCGCTGCACATCTCATCGCCCGAAGATCGCAAGAAAATCCCCGCCATCAAGGAGTTCTTCGTCGATATCGGTTTCGGCGCCGAGACCCGCGAGAAAGTCCAGGTCGGCGATTTCATCGTCATGGACGAACCGCTCGTCGAAATGGGCGCCAAGATCGTCTCCAAGGCCCTCGACAACCGCGTCGCCTGCTGGCTGGGCATCGAGGCCATCCGCGCCCTGGCCGAGAGCGGGGTCGCCCACGATTGCGAAATTCATGTCGCCTTCACCACCCAGGAAGAAGTGGGCCTGCGCGGCGCCCGCACCGCCGCCTTTGCCGTCTTGCCCGATATCGGACTGGGCATCGACACGACACTCGCCTGCGACACACCGGGCGTGCCCGAAAACGAAATGGTCACCGCCCAGGGCAAGGGCGTGGGCCTGACCATCAAGGACGGCTCGTTCATCGCCGATTTCGATCTGGTCGAGGAAATCGAGGCGCTGGCCAAAAAACAGGATATCCCCGTCCAGCGCTCCATCCTCGCCTCGGGCGGTCAGGACGCCGCCGCCGCCCAGCAGGCCGCCGCCGGCGCCCGCGCCATCGGCATCGTTGTGGGCACCCGCTACATCCACACCGTCGCCGAAATGATCGAAAAATCCGACCTTCAGGCCGCCCTCGATATTCTCGTGGCCTACCTCAAGAGCAAATAG